One window of Betaproteobacteria bacterium genomic DNA carries:
- the dapE gene encoding succinyl-diaminopimelate desuccinylase produces the protein MSNETLELAKALLARASVTPADQGCQQLIIDRLAPLGFSAETFRCGEVTNLWIRHGVAAPLVVLAGHTDVVPPGPLDQWHTDPFVPTLKDGKLHARGAADMKASIAAFVVAAGRLVAAHPDHPGSLALLITSDEEGDAVDGTVRVVEALKARGERIDYCIVGEPTCAERFGDTIKNGRRGSLTGRLTVRGIQGHVAYPHLARNPVHGLAPVLAEFAALEWDKGNESFPPTTWQVSNIHAGTGAQNIIPGEAKVDFNFRFSTASTIEGLKARVHAVLDRHALDYHVEWIVGGRPFLTPRGRLVETLKRVVRQVSGVTPGVSTTGGTSDGRFIADICPEVVEFGPVNRSIHKVNEAVSVDELEPLADVFRLACGELLGVR, from the coding sequence ATGTCAAACGAGACGCTTGAGCTGGCAAAGGCGCTCCTCGCGCGCGCATCCGTCACCCCCGCCGACCAGGGCTGCCAGCAGCTGATCATCGATCGTCTGGCGCCGCTGGGCTTCAGCGCCGAGACCTTCCGCTGCGGCGAGGTCACCAACCTCTGGATCCGGCACGGAGTCGCGGCCCCGCTCGTGGTGCTCGCAGGCCACACCGACGTCGTGCCTCCCGGCCCGCTCGACCAGTGGCACACCGACCCGTTTGTTCCCACGCTGAAGGACGGCAAGCTCCACGCGCGCGGCGCGGCGGACATGAAGGCTTCCATCGCCGCCTTCGTCGTGGCGGCCGGGCGCCTCGTGGCGGCGCACCCGGATCATCCCGGCTCGCTGGCGCTGCTCATCACCTCCGACGAGGAAGGCGACGCGGTGGACGGCACCGTGCGCGTGGTGGAGGCGCTGAAGGCGCGCGGCGAGCGGATCGACTACTGCATCGTCGGCGAGCCGACTTGCGCCGAGCGCTTCGGCGACACGATCAAGAACGGCCGCCGCGGCTCGCTGACCGGCCGCCTGACGGTCAGGGGCATCCAGGGACACGTGGCGTATCCGCACCTCGCGAGAAATCCGGTCCACGGCCTTGCCCCGGTGCTGGCGGAATTCGCCGCCCTGGAATGGGACAAGGGGAATGAGTCCTTCCCGCCGACCACGTGGCAGGTCTCCAACATCCACGCCGGCACGGGAGCGCAGAACATCATTCCCGGGGAAGCGAAGGTCGATTTCAATTTCCGCTTTTCCACCGCGAGCACCATCGAGGGCCTCAAGGCGCGCGTGCATGCCGTCCTCGACCGGCATGCGCTCGACTACCACGTCGAGTGGATCGTCGGCGGCAGGCCCTTCCTCACGCCGCGCGGTCGGCTGGTCGAGACACTCAAGCGCGTGGTGAGGCAGGTATCGGGCGTGACGCCCGGGGTCTCCACCACGGGAGGCACCTCCGACGGGCGCTTCATCGCCGACATCTGCCCGGAGGTGGTCGAGTTCGGCCCCGTGAACCGCTCGATCCACAAGGTGAACGAGGCCGTCTCGGTGGACGAGCTCGAGCCGCTGGCCGACGTCTTCCGCCTCGCGTGCGGGGAACTCCTGGGCGTGAGGTAG
- a CDS encoding DUF962 domain-containing protein, with the protein MKRLEESLTQYAAYHRDRRNIATHFVGIPLIVFAVVLALALAAFPVAGMAITLAAAASIAACAYYFRLDPAFGSVMAAALFVMCAAASEITARLGPGGVLALAALLFTLGWALQFWGHRFEGMQPAFYDDAKQLLIGPLFVCAEVFFLFGAKPALRRYIEERVGPTVARRAHPAATGPR; encoded by the coding sequence GTGAAGCGCCTGGAGGAATCCCTCACGCAGTACGCGGCGTACCACCGCGACCGCCGCAACATCGCGACCCATTTCGTGGGCATCCCACTCATCGTCTTCGCGGTCGTGCTGGCGCTGGCGCTCGCCGCTTTTCCCGTGGCCGGCATGGCTATCACGCTCGCGGCCGCGGCCTCGATCGCCGCCTGCGCGTACTACTTCCGGCTCGACCCCGCCTTCGGCAGCGTCATGGCGGCCGCGCTCTTCGTCATGTGCGCCGCCGCGAGCGAAATCACGGCGCGCCTGGGCCCGGGAGGCGTGCTCGCGCTCGCCGCCCTCCTCTTCACCCTCGGCTGGGCGCTGCAGTTCTGGGGGCACCGCTTCGAGGGCATGCAGCCCGCCTTCTACGACGACGCGAAGCAGCTCCTCATCGGGCCGCTTTTCGTCTGCGCCGAGGTCTTCTTCCTCTTCGGGGCCAAGCCGGCCCTGCGCCGCTACATCGAGGAGCGCGTCGGGCCCACGGTGGCCAGGCGCGCGCATCCCGCAGCGACGGGCCCGCGATGA